From the Limosilactobacillus panis genome, one window contains:
- a CDS encoding M23 family metallopeptidase codes for MHGKVSANQIDTTNQTQTDAQTTATVNNTSANGTSNDNDNNTATLTNSTASATNSAADSQNSAATTATDNAVSVTTTTVTAAATATTSDNSQESNYNQNDKGNYAYLDSVKLGNDGQLQVSGWNATNSSEGKPYHYIIAYDNTTKSEITRTQVTDPVSRPDVQKAHNVYGAAQSGFNVNLKLSTDALANADSISFISRYSASTSGNSNYTDFWFAPITFDKENHAYLDSVTVNNNQLQVTGWNATNLAANKPYHTISVYDRTTKQVVASQTVKAVSRPDVAKAYPDVDNADQSGFNVNFDLSKLNLNHQLQIISSYSADANAQLADDVNYYFTPITNGNYTNQGNLDGVDISNGKQLIVSGWHADDISKLESNHYLILFDNTANKQVTAIKPSTTSRPDVAKAYPSIITAAQSGFKGSFNLSDLNLTSGHSYSLVSRYSTSANGNGGDGQYTDKWFSLPSFNKHENNLDSIEMTSEGLHVKGWMASDFSLNRNNAYIIVLSNGKEIGRQKVNLYNRADVANAKSNVYNSLKSGFDTTIKFDPAQVTGNIQVLMRFSGAEDGNSDYDDQYSTTYATNAGSFDQINVSDNGIYVSGWHASNQSANKPYQYLIFVDAESGKELYRQRVLDINRSRPDVASAEPAITNSGKSGYQLGFNIPTSLDHHTVRVIHRITNDVNGNGDYVDVESQPVSIHADKWAWPFPAVGEGYFAGAQLFGVNPGGEFRLNGFHDGLDFGSYDHPGAHVQAIHSGKIVSVGYTAGLDWYVLEDTGDYLIVYQEAFASRGDIHVTPGQQINVGDVIGTRDTSHVHIGITKNHNFNYDLANSFNNNGTWLNPLEIIRNGLNG; via the coding sequence ATGCACGGTAAGGTTTCTGCTAATCAGATTGATACTACTAACCAAACTCAGACTGATGCCCAGACGACGGCAACAGTCAATAACACTAGTGCTAATGGCACCTCAAATGATAATGACAATAATACTGCTACTTTAACAAACAGTACTGCTTCAGCAACAAATTCTGCTGCAGATTCTCAAAATAGTGCTGCAACTACGGCAACTGATAACGCTGTTTCAGTAACGACAACTACGGTCACTGCTGCCGCTACTGCAACGACTAGTGATAATAGTCAGGAATCTAACTACAATCAAAATGATAAAGGCAACTACGCTTACCTGGATTCTGTTAAGCTGGGTAACGACGGACAACTACAAGTTTCTGGTTGGAACGCCACTAACTCTTCAGAAGGCAAGCCATACCACTACATCATTGCTTACGATAACACCACTAAATCTGAAATTACCCGGACTCAAGTTACTGATCCGGTTAGCCGGCCAGATGTGCAAAAGGCCCATAACGTTTACGGAGCTGCTCAGTCCGGCTTTAACGTCAATTTGAAGCTTTCCACAGATGCCTTGGCTAATGCGGATTCAATTAGCTTTATCAGCCGCTACAGTGCTTCTACTTCTGGTAATTCGAACTACACTGATTTTTGGTTTGCGCCGATTACCTTTGATAAGGAAAACCATGCTTACCTTGATAGTGTGACGGTAAACAATAACCAACTGCAGGTTACTGGTTGGAACGCTACTAATCTGGCTGCTAACAAGCCATACCACACCATTTCGGTATACGACCGGACAACCAAGCAGGTCGTTGCTAGTCAAACGGTCAAAGCAGTTAGTCGGCCGGATGTTGCTAAGGCCTACCCGGACGTTGATAATGCTGATCAATCTGGCTTTAACGTCAATTTTGACTTGAGTAAGCTCAACTTAAACCACCAGTTACAAATCATCAGTAGCTACAGCGCTGACGCTAATGCTCAACTTGCCGATGATGTTAACTATTACTTCACCCCAATCACTAACGGTAATTACACTAACCAAGGAAACCTGGATGGTGTTGATATCAGCAATGGTAAGCAGTTAATTGTTTCCGGCTGGCATGCTGATGATATTTCCAAACTGGAAAGCAACCACTACCTGATTCTGTTCGATAATACGGCAAACAAGCAGGTTACTGCGATTAAGCCCAGTACAACTAGTCGCCCTGATGTTGCAAAAGCCTATCCATCTATTATTACGGCTGCTCAATCAGGTTTTAAGGGTAGCTTCAACCTCAGCGACCTTAACTTGACATCTGGGCACTCTTATTCGTTAGTAAGTCGTTATTCAACGAGTGCTAATGGTAACGGCGGTGATGGTCAGTATACTGATAAGTGGTTTAGCTTACCATCATTTAACAAGCATGAAAATAACTTGGATAGCATTGAAATGACCAGTGAAGGTTTGCATGTTAAGGGTTGGATGGCCAGTGACTTCTCCCTTAATCGTAACAATGCCTACATCATTGTATTATCAAATGGTAAAGAAATTGGCCGTCAAAAGGTTAACCTGTATAATCGGGCTGATGTTGCCAATGCAAAGTCAAATGTTTACAACAGCCTTAAGAGCGGCTTTGATACCACCATTAAGTTTGACCCAGCGCAAGTTACTGGTAATATTCAAGTCTTGATGCGGTTCTCCGGTGCTGAAGACGGTAACAGTGATTACGATGACCAGTACAGTACTACTTATGCTACTAATGCTGGTTCTTTTGACCAAATTAACGTTAGTGATAATGGTATTTATGTCAGTGGTTGGCACGCTAGCAACCAATCTGCTAATAAGCCTTATCAATACTTAATCTTTGTCGATGCAGAAAGTGGTAAGGAGCTATACCGGCAACGAGTCTTAGATATCAACCGAAGCCGTCCTGATGTTGCTAGTGCTGAGCCAGCAATTACCAATAGCGGCAAATCTGGTTACCAACTTGGCTTCAACATTCCAACAAGTCTTGACCACCACACAGTCCGGGTTATCCACCGGATTACTAACGATGTGAATGGTAACGGAGACTACGTTGATGTTGAATCACAACCGGTTTCTATCCATGCTGATAAATGGGCTTGGCCGTTCCCAGCGGTTGGTGAAGGTTACTTCGCCGGTGCTCAGCTGTTCGGTGTTAACCCTGGTGGTGAATTCCGTCTAAACGGCTTCCACGATGGTCTTGACTTCGGTTCATATGACCACCCCGGTGCCCATGTTCAAGCAATTCACTCCGGTAAGATTGTCAGCGTTGGTTATACCGCTGGTCTGGACTGGTATGTTCTAGAAGATACCGGTGATTACCTGATCGTTTACCAAGAAGCGTTTGCTAGTCGTGGTGACATCCACGTTACCCCAGGTCAACAGATTAATGTTGGTGACGTTATTGGTACTCGGGATACTTCGCACGTTCACATTGGGATTACTAAGAACCATAACTTCAACTACGATTTAGCCAACTCCTTTAATAATAACGGGACTTGGCTGAACCCGCTTGAAATTATCCGAAACGGTTTAAATGGTTAA
- a CDS encoding glycosyltransferase, with amino-acid sequence MKKGLLFVPFMTGKGGTETVIHNLFEAYNKVNVSKEYEISVYSVGGSQDYNWTRPIDKINIKYISDRRIVRTLYYLTFLPGYLFRVLKKEKPDFVISTNPVMWFLSFYITKCLSLNTKIVSWYHYSLKRKPVKTLFLKAADYYLAISNSIKEELIQNGVDKSRIYTIYNPIITNGKVIKRPISKTRFIYLGRLDLNGQKNLQDLIDACSLLKGEWSLELYGDETNAEVIKKYAQQKSIKDSFTFHGFVNEPWDKINEASALVLCSKFEGYPMVIAEAMSHGVFCIASDIDGSNELINDHNGKMYQLGHTKELAKYMQRVINNPSGLPAQREIQQSVNKLLPQRYIARFNDSIREILKNRCSDE; translated from the coding sequence ATGAAAAAAGGATTACTTTTTGTTCCATTTATGACCGGAAAAGGTGGAACAGAAACCGTTATTCATAACTTATTTGAGGCATATAACAAAGTCAATGTTTCTAAAGAGTATGAGATATCTGTTTATTCAGTTGGTGGAAGCCAGGATTATAACTGGACGAGACCAATTGATAAAATAAATATTAAGTATATCAGTGATCGAAGGATAGTAAGAACGCTTTACTATTTGACATTTTTACCAGGGTACTTGTTTAGGGTATTGAAGAAAGAAAAACCTGATTTTGTTATTTCAACAAACCCAGTAATGTGGTTTTTGTCTTTTTATATTACTAAATGCTTGTCTTTAAATACAAAGATTGTATCGTGGTATCATTATTCGTTAAAGAGAAAACCAGTAAAGACACTTTTTTTAAAGGCTGCAGATTATTATTTAGCAATTAGTAATTCTATTAAAGAAGAGTTGATTCAAAATGGTGTTGACAAATCTAGAATATATACAATATATAATCCAATAATCACTAATGGGAAAGTTATTAAAAGGCCAATAAGTAAAACTAGGTTTATCTACCTTGGACGCCTTGATCTTAATGGACAAAAGAATCTTCAAGATTTAATAGATGCATGTAGTCTTCTGAAAGGCGAATGGTCATTAGAGCTTTATGGTGACGAGACTAATGCAGAAGTTATTAAGAAATATGCCCAACAGAAAAGTATTAAAGATAGTTTTACTTTCCACGGATTTGTTAATGAACCATGGGATAAAATAAATGAAGCTTCAGCATTAGTTTTGTGTTCAAAGTTTGAAGGTTATCCAATGGTAATAGCTGAGGCAATGTCTCATGGTGTCTTCTGTATTGCGTCAGATATAGATGGATCAAATGAGTTAATTAATGATCATAATGGCAAGATGTACCAACTTGGGCATACAAAGGAACTGGCAAAGTACATGCAAAGAGTTATTAACAATCCTAGTGGATTACCAGCTCAAAGGGAGATTCAACAATCTGTTAATAAGCTTTTGCCGCAAAGGTATATTGCCAGATTTAATGATTCAATTCGAGAAATATTAAAAAATAGGTGTAGCGATGAATAA
- a CDS encoding glycosyltransferase family 2 protein: MKDFKVAILMSTYNGELYIRQQIDSIIHQSYSNWILYIRDDGSNDQTVKIIEEYSKKYDNIVFFNKDNIENYGVVHSFLELLQKVNADFYMFADQDDYWKENKVLDTLHLMLSEPYDNLPICVHTNLTAVDKTLKNEVVTEPKRVWSSFQKVLFSNCVTGCTVMINNGLKNKIKFDNIRYQNVVMHDWWVALIASQFGKLVYLKKSTMLYRQHGDNVDGSQKKNTIGWLFHRLTHYDYDRLQMRKNITMINEFSHNYIEELSGKDKEYVKRYSQLVNKSSFLHNLLLGIQCPPQERTIGGCLFFVYLITFFYKDLLYLGLKP, translated from the coding sequence TTGAAAGATTTTAAAGTTGCTATCTTGATGTCAACATATAATGGCGAATTATATATAAGACAACAGATTGATTCGATAATTCACCAAAGTTATTCTAACTGGATACTATACATTCGTGATGATGGTTCTAACGATCAGACTGTAAAGATTATAGAGGAATATTCTAAAAAATATGATAATATTGTTTTCTTTAATAAAGACAATATTGAAAACTATGGTGTTGTCCACTCTTTCTTAGAATTGCTGCAAAAAGTTAACGCTGACTTTTATATGTTTGCTGATCAGGACGACTATTGGAAGGAGAATAAAGTTCTTGATACTTTGCATTTAATGTTGTCAGAACCATATGATAACTTACCAATTTGTGTACACACAAACTTAACAGCTGTTGATAAAACCTTAAAAAATGAAGTAGTAACTGAGCCCAAAAGAGTTTGGTCATCATTTCAAAAGGTTTTATTTAGTAACTGTGTAACTGGTTGCACTGTAATGATTAATAATGGATTAAAGAATAAGATAAAATTTGATAACATTAGGTATCAAAATGTTGTAATGCACGATTGGTGGGTGGCACTGATTGCTTCTCAATTTGGTAAGCTAGTATATTTGAAAAAGTCTACAATGTTATATAGGCAGCACGGTGATAATGTTGATGGCAGTCAGAAGAAAAATACAATTGGATGGCTCTTTCATCGTTTAACTCATTATGATTATGATAGATTACAAATGCGTAAAAACATTACTATGATTAACGAATTCTCTCATAACTATATTGAGGAACTAAGTGGTAAAGATAAAGAATATGTAAAAAGGTATAGTCAGTTAGTTAACAAGAGTAGTTTTTTGCATAACTTATTACTGGGTATTCAGTGCCCGCCCCAAGAAAGAACAATAGGTGGATGCTTATTTTTTGTTTACCTAATAACTTTTTTTTATAAAGACTTATTGTATTTAGGCTTGAAACCATGA
- a CDS encoding C39 family peptidase, translating into MKIIDFSHAKHVAMTTLAMTSCGFALWLSQVNGQADVTTTNQTVTAEKSTNVGQQATQASATTTTAVAANTDQATNKVNSNDQGNYANMDSQAVNDQGQLIARGWHATNGSATRPYHYIIAYDQTNHREISRQNITDQGINRLDVQRQHNVAGAEKSGFAVQFDLSKVLPTTNSVQLISRYTADKQGNGDSVDYWFAPLTIDHNNYGNLDSAVVKNNQLVLSGWHATNRAANKDNHYIIILDRTTGKEVGRQLVKAVSRSDVARVYPGVDKAGQSGFTATFAMGNLNFNDQLQVLSRYTGSADGNSDYVDYYFAPITNGHFSNQGCLDSWDLSSGRVNVTGWHANDVSQFENNHFLILFDNTANSQVAVTNAQQVTREDVAKAFPNVKTAKNSGFTGSFSLQNALVGGHSYSIVSRYSTSNKGNGGDGKYVDFWSAPKVLNQHHYFIDSQKMTKQGLQISGWMVSDYSGSDSHPYIIVLNGNQEITRQQLTLNDRPDVAKVYSGIYNSKKSGFNTLVKLDPTTITQNMQIVLRFSSDGSKGEGNKDDQWTPAYASNQGAFDQVTVNGSNIYVSGWHASNVSASKPYQWLIFLDQNGHELTRHQVQDINRARPDVGNAVGYILNSDHSGFQLTFALPDSAQHKIVRIIDRLTDDVNGNGNYIDYYSGNVSINSGAQTSGLKTLYYDAMGNIVGAFNNAEVICQLPELPTGCEITAVTMMLRYAGYNVNKIQLANEMPRSSNGDFGFVGNPFSPSGWWVFPTGVAPVVNHYVGHSQVMTGTSLQAIQEKLREGHLVVVWMANMNGFVNHAIALTGYNANGFDYNNPWTGRKEAMSYGEFYSHWNADRQRALSY; encoded by the coding sequence ATGAAGATTATTGATTTTAGTCATGCCAAGCACGTGGCAATGACGACGTTGGCGATGACTAGTTGCGGCTTTGCGCTATGGCTATCACAGGTGAATGGTCAAGCTGACGTAACAACGACCAACCAAACGGTAACTGCTGAAAAATCCACTAACGTTGGACAACAGGCAACGCAGGCAAGTGCTACAACTACAACTGCGGTAGCAGCGAATACTGATCAAGCAACGAATAAAGTGAACTCAAACGATCAAGGAAACTACGCCAATATGGATAGTCAGGCTGTAAATGATCAGGGACAGTTAATCGCCCGTGGCTGGCACGCTACCAATGGTTCGGCTACTCGGCCTTATCACTACATTATTGCCTATGATCAAACTAACCACCGGGAAATCAGCCGACAGAATATTACGGACCAAGGGATTAATCGGCTGGATGTTCAGCGACAGCATAACGTGGCTGGGGCAGAAAAGTCCGGCTTTGCAGTTCAGTTTGATCTTTCAAAAGTCCTGCCAACCACGAATAGTGTTCAATTGATCAGCCGTTATACAGCTGATAAGCAGGGAAATGGTGATAGTGTTGACTACTGGTTTGCTCCACTGACCATTGACCATAATAACTACGGGAACTTGGATAGCGCGGTGGTTAAGAATAACCAGTTAGTACTGTCCGGCTGGCACGCTACTAATCGAGCCGCCAACAAGGATAACCACTACATTATTATTCTCGACCGGACAACCGGTAAGGAAGTGGGGCGGCAGCTAGTTAAGGCTGTTAGTCGCTCTGACGTTGCTAGGGTTTATCCTGGGGTTGACAAGGCCGGTCAATCTGGTTTCACGGCCACCTTTGCCATGGGTAACCTCAACTTTAACGACCAACTCCAGGTATTGAGCCGTTACACCGGTTCCGCCGATGGTAACAGCGACTATGTTGACTACTACTTTGCCCCAATCACAAACGGCCACTTCTCTAACCAGGGTTGTCTGGATAGCTGGGACTTAAGCAGTGGTCGGGTGAATGTCACCGGTTGGCACGCTAATGATGTCTCCCAGTTTGAAAATAACCACTTCCTAATTCTGTTTGACAACACCGCCAATAGCCAGGTGGCAGTGACAAACGCCCAACAGGTTACCCGTGAGGACGTTGCTAAGGCCTTCCCAAACGTGAAGACTGCCAAGAACTCTGGCTTTACGGGTAGCTTCAGCCTGCAGAATGCACTAGTCGGCGGGCACTCCTACTCAATCGTTAGTCGTTACTCCACCAGTAATAAGGGTAACGGCGGCGACGGAAAGTACGTTGACTTCTGGTCTGCTCCGAAGGTCTTAAACCAGCACCACTACTTCATCGATAGTCAGAAGATGACCAAGCAGGGGTTGCAGATTAGCGGCTGGATGGTCAGTGACTATTCTGGCTCGGATAGTCACCCTTACATCATCGTCTTAAATGGTAACCAGGAGATTACCCGTCAGCAGTTGACCTTGAACGACCGGCCAGACGTTGCCAAGGTGTACAGTGGAATCTATAACAGTAAGAAGAGTGGCTTTAATACTCTTGTTAAGCTTGATCCAACCACCATCACTCAAAACATGCAAATTGTTCTGCGCTTCTCAAGCGATGGTAGTAAGGGGGAAGGCAATAAGGATGACCAGTGGACACCCGCTTACGCAAGTAACCAGGGAGCCTTCGACCAGGTAACGGTTAACGGTAGTAATATCTACGTAAGTGGTTGGCACGCAAGTAACGTCTCCGCAAGCAAACCTTACCAGTGGCTGATTTTCCTGGACCAAAACGGTCATGAACTGACTCGCCACCAGGTTCAAGATATTAACCGGGCCCGACCGGACGTTGGAAATGCCGTTGGTTACATCCTGAACAGTGACCACTCCGGCTTCCAACTAACATTTGCTCTGCCGGATAGTGCCCAGCACAAGATTGTTCGGATTATTGACCGGCTAACCGATGATGTCAACGGTAATGGGAACTACATCGATTATTATTCTGGCAACGTCTCCATTAACTCCGGTGCCCAAACCAGTGGTCTCAAAACACTCTACTACGACGCAATGGGGAACATTGTGGGAGCCTTTAATAACGCTGAGGTAATTTGTCAACTTCCTGAATTGCCAACGGGATGTGAAATTACGGCAGTCACGATGATGCTTCGCTACGCGGGCTACAATGTCAACAAGATTCAACTGGCCAATGAGATGCCACGGAGCAGCAATGGTGACTTTGGCTTCGTCGGTAATCCATTCAGCCCGAGCGGCTGGTGGGTTTTCCCAACTGGGGTTGCTCCCGTGGTTAACCACTACGTTGGCCACAGTCAGGTGATGACCGGGACAAGCCTACAAGCAATTCAAGAAAAGCTGCGGGAAGGGCACCTGGTTGTCGTTTGGATGGCCAATATGAATGGTTTTGTTAACCATGCCATTGCTTTAACTGGTTACAACGCTAACGGGTTCGACTACAACAACCCGTGGACTGGTCGGAAGGAAGCAATGTCCTATGGTGAATTCTATTCCCACTGGAACGCCGACCGTCAACGGGCATTAAGTTACTAG
- a CDS encoding IS30 family transposase — translation MSTTILSFQNRVVIETLHNEGRSLRYIANYLGFSKTTVFNELHRLNSEYKAELAQTDFERKVSQRGRKSSLTKNLKHLIEEKIQVQKWSPEQVAHVVGIAYKTVYNWIDQGWLDIQLPDLPDHGMRRHRAKEKRGTFSHGRSIEERPHKVETRQEFGHFEADTVLSGKRKGQAVATFVERKSRLTIVKRLHGRDSQSMTQAVLELASQLQDKLKTLTVDHGKEFANYQAIEQRTGTPVYFAHAYSPHERGSNENRNRVLRRFIPKGQAIEELSDHKLIQINWYLNSRPLKCLNWHTPIEIFLLNLRH, via the coding sequence ATGAGCACCACTATTTTATCATTCCAGAACCGTGTTGTCATTGAAACGCTTCATAATGAAGGACGTTCCTTGCGATACATCGCTAATTACTTAGGCTTTAGTAAAACCACAGTCTTTAACGAACTTCACCGGCTAAATAGTGAGTACAAGGCTGAGCTAGCGCAAACTGACTTTGAACGCAAGGTTAGTCAACGGGGGCGGAAGTCTTCGCTCACTAAAAACCTTAAACACTTGATCGAAGAAAAGATTCAAGTCCAGAAGTGGTCCCCTGAACAAGTTGCCCATGTGGTTGGGATTGCCTACAAGACGGTCTATAACTGGATTGATCAAGGATGGCTTGATATACAGTTGCCCGATTTGCCTGATCATGGAATGCGTCGTCATCGTGCTAAAGAAAAGCGTGGTACGTTCAGTCACGGCCGCTCCATTGAGGAGCGGCCTCATAAAGTCGAAACTCGCCAGGAATTCGGCCACTTTGAAGCTGATACCGTACTTTCTGGCAAACGTAAAGGTCAAGCTGTGGCTACTTTTGTGGAGCGTAAGAGTCGCCTGACAATTGTTAAACGGCTCCATGGTCGCGACAGTCAGTCCATGACTCAAGCCGTACTTGAACTAGCTAGTCAACTTCAAGACAAGCTCAAGACGCTTACCGTAGATCATGGTAAAGAGTTCGCTAACTACCAGGCAATTGAGCAGCGAACTGGTACTCCGGTTTATTTTGCTCATGCTTATTCACCACATGAACGCGGCAGTAATGAGAACCGTAACCGAGTTTTACGACGCTTTATTCCCAAAGGCCAAGCCATTGAAGAGTTAAGCGATCACAAGCTGATTCAAATCAATTGGTATCTGAATTCCCGGCCACTTAAATGTCTTAATTGGCATACACCAATCGAGATCTTCCTGCTTAATCTACGTCACTAA
- a CDS encoding flippase translates to MKVIKNYLYNAGYQILNMLIPLITVPYISRVLGAHDVGINEYTNSWVTFFYLMGQMGITLYGNREVAYHRDDLYERSRTFWGVESLQVLTISVSLVAYLAAVFLFSTTFKYYFLLQGIWIIATGLDVSWYFMGLENFKVTVLRNTLVRLISLVLIFTVVKNVNDLWKYIAILGLTQLVGNITLWPYLKGNIVWVSISKWHPFKHFYPALLLFIPTITTQVYLVLNRLMLGRMSTQTALGNFGQADKIVKFVLAVVTATGTVMLPHVANKFAKGDVKGVRSSLYSSFNFVSAISVPMMFGLMAISERFAPWFLGGDFIPAGRIMFLEAPIIVLIAWSNVTGTQYLMPINRVKEYTTSVTIGAVSNIIFNLFLIEGWGANGAAVATVCSEFLVTASQLVMIRHTISRRRLFGEQWKYFLCGLIMYIVVNRICLTINMTVSNLVLEVVVGAGLYLLGLIITRASIIDEAQKILKKRTSKK, encoded by the coding sequence ATGAAGGTAATTAAGAATTATCTGTATAATGCGGGATATCAAATCCTGAATATGTTAATTCCATTAATTACGGTTCCTTATATTTCACGTGTCTTGGGAGCGCATGATGTTGGAATTAATGAGTATACCAACAGCTGGGTTACCTTTTTCTACCTCATGGGACAGATGGGGATTACCCTCTACGGCAATCGGGAAGTCGCTTATCACCGTGATGACTTGTATGAACGATCACGGACCTTTTGGGGGGTGGAGTCCCTCCAGGTGCTAACAATTTCTGTATCGCTGGTTGCTTATTTGGCGGCAGTTTTTCTTTTCAGTACGACTTTTAAGTACTACTTCCTCTTGCAAGGAATTTGGATTATTGCTACTGGCCTTGATGTTTCCTGGTACTTTATGGGACTTGAGAATTTTAAGGTCACAGTTCTTCGAAATACCCTAGTTCGATTGATATCCTTAGTGTTAATCTTTACGGTTGTTAAAAACGTTAATGACCTTTGGAAGTACATCGCAATCTTGGGCTTAACGCAATTAGTGGGGAACATTACTCTCTGGCCGTACCTCAAAGGTAATATCGTCTGGGTAAGCATTAGCAAGTGGCACCCATTTAAACACTTCTACCCAGCGCTTCTGTTATTTATTCCAACAATTACGACACAAGTTTACCTAGTTCTAAACCGGTTAATGCTGGGGAGAATGTCAACTCAGACTGCTTTAGGAAACTTTGGCCAGGCGGATAAGATAGTTAAATTTGTCTTAGCTGTTGTCACCGCAACAGGGACAGTAATGTTACCCCACGTTGCTAATAAGTTTGCTAAGGGAGACGTAAAGGGAGTTCGTTCTAGCCTGTATTCTTCCTTTAACTTTGTGTCCGCCATCTCCGTTCCAATGATGTTTGGCTTAATGGCAATCTCCGAACGTTTTGCACCATGGTTCCTTGGGGGTGACTTCATTCCCGCTGGTAGAATTATGTTTCTTGAAGCGCCGATTATCGTCTTGATAGCCTGGAGTAACGTTACCGGTACTCAGTATTTAATGCCAATTAACCGTGTTAAAGAATATACAACTTCCGTTACTATTGGTGCGGTCAGTAACATTATCTTCAACCTCTTCTTAATTGAAGGATGGGGAGCAAACGGGGCAGCAGTAGCTACTGTTTGCTCGGAATTCTTGGTAACGGCAAGTCAACTGGTAATGATTAGGCACACCATTAGTCGCCGCCGGCTGTTTGGCGAACAGTGGAAGTACTTCTTGTGTGGTCTTATCATGTACATTGTGGTCAACCGGATTTGCCTGACAATTAATATGACCGTTTCTAACCTTGTTCTGGAAGTTGTGGTTGGTGCAGGGCTCTACCTGTTAGGACTTATCATCACAAGAGCCTCTATCATTGATGAGGCACAAAAAATACTTAAGAAACGCACTAGCAAAAAGTAA
- the glf gene encoding UDP-galactopyranose mutase — MKKYDYLVVGTGLFGATFAYEAAERGKHVKVIDKRPHVAGNIYTKEVDGIQVHQYGAHIFHTSNKRVWDYVNQFANFNRYTNSPIANYKGEIYNLPFNMNTFNKMWGVKTPAEALAKINEQRQEMAGKEPQNLEEQAISLIGRDIYEKLIKGYTEKQWGQKATDLPAFIIRRLPVRLTYDNNYFNDDYQGIPIGGYTQIVEKMLDSDLIDVETNADFFTKKDEYLKDYPRIVFTGTIDQFFDYQLGELEYRSLRFETEEKNVGNYQGNAVVNYTDAETPYTRVIEHKHFEFGKGDKNKTIVTREYPADWHRGDEPYYPVNNQRNNQLYTKYQELAKKEPNVIFGGRLGQYRYYNMDQVIAAALKAVSKEFDN; from the coding sequence ATGAAAAAATATGATTATCTAGTTGTTGGTACTGGCTTGTTCGGTGCAACCTTTGCTTACGAGGCTGCCGAACGTGGCAAGCATGTCAAGGTAATTGACAAGCGTCCCCATGTTGCGGGAAATATTTATACCAAGGAAGTGGACGGCATCCAGGTTCACCAATATGGCGCCCACATTTTTCATACTTCCAACAAGCGAGTTTGGGACTATGTTAACCAGTTTGCGAACTTTAACCGTTACACTAATAGCCCGATTGCTAATTACAAGGGCGAAATCTACAACCTTCCTTTTAATATGAACACCTTCAATAAGATGTGGGGGGTAAAGACACCTGCTGAGGCCCTGGCCAAGATTAATGAGCAACGGCAAGAGATGGCAGGTAAGGAACCGCAGAACCTTGAGGAACAAGCTATTTCTTTGATTGGTCGTGACATCTACGAAAAGCTAATCAAAGGCTATACCGAAAAGCAGTGGGGACAAAAGGCAACGGACTTGCCAGCTTTCATCATTCGACGTCTGCCAGTTCGTCTGACTTATGATAACAACTACTTCAATGATGATTACCAAGGTATTCCAATCGGTGGTTACACCCAAATTGTCGAAAAGATGTTGGATAGTGACCTGATTGACGTTGAAACCAATGCTGACTTCTTTACCAAGAAAGACGAGTACCTGAAAGACTATCCACGGATTGTCTTCACCGGGACGATTGACCAGTTCTTTGACTACCAGCTTGGTGAGTTGGAATACCGGAGCTTACGTTTTGAAACGGAAGAGAAGAACGTTGGCAACTACCAAGGAAATGCGGTTGTTAATTACACGGATGCAGAGACACCATACACCCGGGTGATTGAACATAAGCACTTTGAATTTGGCAAGGGTGATAAGAATAAGACAATTGTTACCCGGGAATACCCTGCCGATTGGCACCGGGGGGATGAACCATACTACCCAGTTAATAATCAACGGAATAACCAACTCTATACAAAGTACCAAGAACTAGCTAAGAAAGAGCCTAACGTTATCTTTGGCGGTCGGCTTGGTCAATACCGTTACTACAACATGGATCAAGTGATTGCTGCTGCTTTAAAGGCCGTGTCTAAGGAGTTTGACAATTAA